A single window of Pectobacterium parmentieri DNA harbors:
- a CDS encoding ABC transporter ATP-binding protein: MTSSSLDVSPPVVQFDHLSKQFRVQGEPLTVIDDFSLSIHSGELVAIVGSSGCGKSTLLRMLVGLDNDYQGRVLVEGKTVRGIGRERGMVFQEPRLFPWLTVRQNIALGLANESISEKERKRLIDHFIQLVHLQDFADALPAQLSGGMAQRVAIARGLVANPRILMLDEPFGALDALTRQQMQQELRRIHQAEGTTTLLVTHDVEEAVYLADRVVVLAPRPGRIRQIATISLPHPRQRDSQDFHQQCSDLLALLTQPADTAAIPSL, translated from the coding sequence ATGACGTCCTCTTCCCTTGATGTGTCGCCGCCTGTGGTGCAGTTCGACCATCTGAGCAAACAGTTTCGTGTACAAGGCGAACCGCTGACGGTAATCGATGATTTTTCACTGTCGATTCACAGCGGTGAACTGGTGGCGATTGTCGGCAGCAGCGGTTGCGGAAAATCCACACTGCTGCGCATGTTGGTCGGATTAGACAACGACTATCAGGGCCGCGTGCTGGTTGAAGGAAAAACCGTTCGCGGTATCGGACGCGAGCGCGGCATGGTGTTTCAGGAACCACGCCTGTTTCCATGGCTGACGGTACGGCAAAACATCGCACTCGGGCTGGCGAATGAGTCAATCAGCGAAAAAGAGCGAAAACGCCTGATCGACCACTTTATTCAGCTCGTGCATTTGCAGGATTTTGCCGATGCCCTGCCCGCCCAACTTTCCGGCGGTATGGCACAGCGTGTCGCCATCGCGCGCGGGCTTGTCGCCAATCCCCGTATCCTAATGCTGGATGAACCTTTTGGTGCATTAGATGCGCTGACTCGCCAGCAGATGCAGCAGGAGTTGCGTCGTATTCATCAGGCGGAAGGCACCACGACCCTACTGGTGACGCACGACGTCGAAGAAGCCGTCTACCTCGCTGATCGCGTTGTCGTGCTGGCACCACGGCCGGGGCGTATCCGTCAGATTGCAACCATTTCGCTGCCGCATCCGCGCCAGCGTGACAGCCAAGACTTTCACCAACAGTGCAGCGATCTGCTCGCACTGCTGACTCAGCCTGCCGATACAGCGGCCATTCCTTCTCTCTGA
- a CDS encoding ABC transporter permease: MNKSIVLKKTVIVWPSLPIALAYPFVVPLALLALWYISTYYGWMPTQILPAPHIVANTAVELWHNNLLPQLFISLQRLASGLLAGLLAGTLLGALMGASRRAEHLLHPTVYMLAQIPTLGWIPLFMVLFGIDDALKLAVIIKAVIIPVTLHTQTGVRNVPPALQEVARTLRLPWHQRLIKLTLPAAFPTWLTGLRLALSQAWVSLIVVELLASSQGIGYLLVWGRQLFQLDIVFVCITIIGLAGLTMEWVINQLENRLVFWPHPPLGRLTTAPSRRLSALILPFLLLLFWQQTSRFSWIDPLLLPPPADVWHMLLQGIHNDSLTEAMQASLTRTLAGALCGIVAGLVCGILLGLNATSDALFTPTISTLRQIALFAWLPLLTAWVGNDETGKITFVALASFFPMLVASHRGIRQRSQALQEVAQVLQLRLSTRLRVLILPGAAPAIFAGLRLSLIYAWLGTIGAEYFMSSGTGIGSLMINAQQLLDMPLIISGMLLIGLTGAVLDRVGLGLEQWMTRWRSAGEIV, encoded by the coding sequence ATGAATAAGTCGATAGTGCTGAAAAAAACCGTGATCGTCTGGCCTTCGCTGCCGATAGCGCTGGCCTATCCGTTCGTCGTGCCGCTGGCGTTGCTGGCACTGTGGTATATCAGTACCTACTACGGCTGGATGCCCACCCAGATTCTCCCTGCACCCCATATTGTCGCCAACACCGCCGTCGAGCTTTGGCACAACAATCTTCTGCCACAGCTCTTTATCAGTTTGCAACGCTTGGCGAGCGGCCTGCTGGCCGGTTTACTTGCAGGAACCTTACTGGGTGCGCTGATGGGAGCATCACGCCGCGCCGAACACTTGTTGCACCCGACGGTATATATGCTGGCACAGATCCCAACGCTGGGGTGGATACCTCTGTTTATGGTGCTATTCGGTATTGATGACGCATTGAAGCTCGCGGTCATCATCAAGGCCGTCATTATTCCCGTGACGCTGCATACGCAAACGGGCGTGCGTAATGTGCCGCCTGCGCTACAGGAAGTCGCACGTACTCTGCGCCTGCCGTGGCATCAGCGCCTCATCAAATTAACACTGCCCGCCGCATTCCCGACCTGGCTCACCGGCTTGCGGCTCGCACTCTCACAGGCGTGGGTATCGCTGATCGTAGTCGAACTGCTGGCGTCATCTCAGGGGATTGGCTACCTACTGGTATGGGGACGTCAGCTATTTCAGCTAGACATCGTGTTTGTCTGCATCACCATCATCGGGCTGGCAGGGCTGACGATGGAGTGGGTGATTAACCAACTGGAGAACCGTCTGGTTTTCTGGCCACACCCGCCGCTCGGCCGCTTAACCACCGCGCCGTCTCGCCGTCTGTCGGCACTGATTTTACCCTTTCTGCTTCTGCTGTTCTGGCAGCAGACCAGCCGCTTTAGCTGGATCGATCCGCTCTTGCTTCCTCCGCCCGCCGACGTGTGGCACATGCTGCTACAAGGCATCCATAACGACTCGCTCACCGAGGCGATGCAGGCCAGTCTGACCCGCACGCTCGCCGGTGCGCTATGCGGCATTGTTGCAGGCCTCGTGTGCGGCATCCTACTAGGGCTGAACGCCACCAGCGACGCCCTCTTCACACCGACTATCTCGACGCTGCGCCAGATTGCGCTGTTTGCCTGGCTGCCGCTGCTGACCGCCTGGGTCGGTAACGATGAAACCGGAAAAATCACGTTTGTCGCACTCGCCTCCTTCTTTCCCATGCTAGTGGCCAGCCATCGCGGTATTCGCCAGCGTTCACAAGCCTTACAGGAAGTCGCGCAAGTGTTGCAACTGCGTTTATCAACCCGTCTGCGAGTATTGATCCTGCCGGGCGCAGCGCCTGCGATCTTCGCGGGTTTACGCCTGTCGTTGATTTACGCCTGGCTTGGCACTATCGGTGCAGAATATTTCATGTCATCCGGCACCGGGATCGGCAGCCTGATGATCAACGCCCAACAGTTGTTGGATATGCCTCTGATTATCAGCGGCATGTTGCTGATTGGATTAACTGGCGCGGTGCTCGACCGCGTCGGATTAGGTCTGGAACAGTGGATGACGCGCTGGCGTTCCGCAGGAGAAATCGTATGA
- a CDS encoding ABC transporter substrate-binding protein: MQHATLLDLIAPYSGWRQGMHKILAITLLMSAALVSTVQANESVEPDAQKPTEIRIGLPDQSAGSKPFIRGPLGLAHIQKQLEKEFEPQGIKIRWSFFKGAGPAVNEALANKQLDVVYLGDLAAIIGRAGGLPTRVLVGSRGSNSYLAATPESGIQRIEDLRGKRIAVYKGTADQLSFERAIKSVGLNERDVRVINLDWTAGKAALAARRVDAVWGGVSLLALRKQGINIVTTSRALGWANTTQAAVLATQDFIDRYPGTTQQLVNVLVDNAQWIGDAQHLPEYTALMSEQSQIPQAIFQEELKVEDLPFQSSPRLDPFLLSSLQDSIDRAKSAGLIRSTFSASDWFAGEFADRALKAKGLESNWPVYDASGNPTK, from the coding sequence ATGCAGCACGCTACCCTTTTAGATTTGATCGCTCCCTACTCTGGCTGGCGGCAGGGAATGCATAAGATTCTAGCTATTACGCTACTGATGAGCGCCGCGCTGGTTTCTACGGTGCAGGCGAACGAGAGCGTCGAGCCGGATGCGCAGAAGCCGACGGAGATTCGTATCGGTTTGCCAGACCAAAGTGCAGGTAGCAAGCCCTTTATCCGCGGGCCGCTGGGGTTGGCACATATTCAAAAACAGTTGGAGAAGGAATTTGAGCCGCAGGGCATCAAAATTCGGTGGTCGTTCTTTAAAGGCGCAGGGCCCGCGGTGAATGAAGCGCTGGCAAACAAGCAATTGGATGTGGTGTATCTGGGCGATCTCGCCGCCATTATTGGCCGTGCGGGGGGACTACCGACGCGGGTGCTGGTGGGATCGCGCGGTTCTAATTCCTATCTGGCGGCGACACCGGAATCGGGTATTCAGCGCATTGAGGATTTACGCGGCAAGCGGATTGCAGTCTACAAAGGAACGGCCGATCAACTGTCGTTTGAACGCGCAATTAAAAGCGTCGGGCTGAACGAACGTGATGTGCGGGTCATCAACCTGGACTGGACGGCGGGCAAAGCCGCGCTGGCCGCCAGACGTGTGGATGCGGTGTGGGGCGGTGTCTCTCTGCTGGCGCTGCGTAAGCAGGGCATCAATATTGTCACCACCAGCCGGGCGCTAGGTTGGGCAAATACCACGCAGGCTGCGGTGCTGGCGACGCAGGATTTTATCGATCGCTATCCGGGCACGACGCAGCAACTGGTGAATGTACTGGTGGATAATGCGCAATGGATCGGCGATGCACAGCACCTGCCGGAATACACTGCACTGATGTCCGAACAGAGCCAGATTCCGCAGGCAATCTTTCAGGAAGAACTGAAAGTGGAAGATCTCCCCTTCCAAAGCTCGCCGCGTCTCGATCCGTTCCTGCTCAGCAGCTTGCAGGACAGCATTGATCGAGCGAAATCGGCGGGGCTGATTCGCAGCACGTTTTCAGCCAGCGACTGGTTTGCTGGTGAGTTTGCCGATCGGGCATTGAAGGCCAAAGGGCTGGAGTCAAATTGGCCAGTGTATGACGCCAGCGGTAATCCGACCAAATAA